In Nocardia asteroides, the following proteins share a genomic window:
- a CDS encoding 2-dehydropantoate 2-reductase: protein MNQRVLVLGAGSVGVFVGGHLAAAGMEVIFVGRQRVLDDIAEHGLRLTDLDGGATEVSPDRFGLALEPDEPELADLVLVTVKSAATAAAVRAVAGRLRPGTPVVSLQNGIGNDTLIREVLPTAIVLAGMVMFNVVHRGNGNFHRASDGVVAVQDDPVVDRFAEQFRAAGLPLRRHRDLRPVQWAKLLLNLNNPINALSGLPLREELAERDYRRCLALTQAEALAVMNTARIRPAQLTAVPPELMVHLLRVPDVVFRRVFGRVLAIDPLARSSMADDLALGRRTEIAWLCGEIVRLGEMVGEPTPVNRKLTELIRIAESGDPRRYSGSRLFAELSGAAGGGRG from the coding sequence GTGAACCAGCGAGTACTGGTCCTCGGTGCGGGCAGCGTCGGGGTCTTCGTCGGCGGTCACCTGGCCGCCGCGGGCATGGAAGTGATCTTCGTCGGACGGCAGCGGGTGCTCGACGACATCGCCGAGCACGGGCTGCGGCTGACCGACCTCGACGGCGGTGCGACCGAGGTGTCGCCCGACCGCTTCGGCCTGGCCCTGGAACCCGACGAACCGGAACTGGCCGACCTGGTCCTGGTGACGGTGAAGTCCGCCGCGACCGCGGCCGCGGTGCGCGCCGTCGCCGGACGGCTGCGGCCCGGCACCCCGGTGGTGAGCCTGCAGAACGGGATCGGCAACGACACCCTGATCCGGGAGGTCCTGCCCACGGCCATCGTGCTGGCGGGCATGGTGATGTTCAACGTCGTGCATCGCGGCAACGGCAACTTCCACCGGGCCAGCGACGGCGTGGTCGCCGTGCAGGACGACCCGGTGGTCGACCGGTTCGCCGAACAGTTCCGCGCCGCGGGGCTGCCACTGCGCCGCCACCGCGACCTGCGCCCGGTGCAGTGGGCCAAGCTGCTGCTCAACCTGAACAACCCGATCAACGCGCTGTCCGGGCTGCCGCTGCGCGAGGAACTGGCCGAGCGCGACTACCGCCGCTGCCTGGCCCTCACCCAGGCCGAGGCGCTGGCGGTGATGAACACTGCGCGAATTCGGCCCGCCCAGCTGACCGCGGTACCGCCGGAACTGATGGTGCACCTGCTACGGGTGCCCGATGTCGTGTTCCGCCGGGTGTTCGGCCGGGTGCTGGCGATCGACCCGCTGGCCCGCTCGTCCATGGCCGACGACCTCGCCCTGGGCAGGCGCACCGAAATCGCGTGGTTGTGCGGGGAAATCGTGCGGCTGGGCGAGATGGTGGGGGAGCCGACGCCGGTCAACCGCAAGCTCACCGAGCTGATCCGGATCGCCGAATCCGGCGACCCCCGCCGCTACAGCGGCAGCCGGCTGTTCGCCGAGCTGAGCGGCGCGGCGGGCGGCGGCCGGGGTTGA
- a CDS encoding helix-turn-helix transcriptional regulator, protein MSSRLSLRLSRLLNMVPYLLAHPGISAAEAAAELGVTTKQLMSDLNQLWMCGLPGYGPGDLIDLSFSEESIEVTFSAGIDRPLRLTSTEATALLVALRSIVEMPGMVDPTAAHAAIAKIESAIASSDAVATGKPAVVPVEQPVVATVRAALADGRAVRLVYYSASRDEVSERVVDPIRVVLVDNNSYLQAWCRQAEGVRLFRFDRIEDAAELDEPARPPSHAAADAAALDLFQDDPDVPLARLRIRADYAWVLDQYPMHRIQSRPDGSIEAGMRFASADWMARLLLGFGTGVSVLGPPDLVAAVRERADAALAAYAAAGLLGETEPA, encoded by the coding sequence GTGAGTTCGCGTCTGTCCCTGCGCCTTTCGCGCCTGCTGAACATGGTGCCGTACCTGCTCGCGCACCCGGGTATCAGCGCGGCCGAGGCCGCCGCCGAACTCGGGGTCACCACCAAGCAGCTGATGAGCGATCTCAATCAGCTGTGGATGTGCGGGCTGCCCGGCTACGGGCCCGGCGATCTGATCGACCTGTCGTTCTCCGAGGAGAGCATCGAGGTCACCTTCTCGGCCGGTATCGACCGCCCGCTGCGGCTGACCTCCACCGAGGCCACCGCGCTGCTGGTGGCGCTGCGCTCGATCGTGGAGATGCCGGGCATGGTGGATCCGACCGCCGCGCACGCCGCCATCGCCAAGATCGAATCGGCCATCGCCAGCAGCGACGCCGTCGCCACCGGGAAGCCGGCGGTCGTGCCGGTGGAACAGCCGGTGGTCGCCACCGTGCGCGCGGCGCTCGCCGACGGCAGGGCGGTGCGATTGGTGTACTACTCGGCCAGCCGCGACGAGGTGTCCGAACGCGTCGTCGACCCGATCCGGGTGGTGCTGGTCGACAACAACAGCTATCTGCAGGCCTGGTGCAGGCAGGCCGAGGGGGTGCGGCTGTTCCGGTTCGACCGGATCGAGGACGCCGCCGAACTCGACGAACCCGCGCGCCCGCCCAGCCACGCCGCCGCCGACGCGGCCGCTCTCGACCTGTTCCAGGACGACCCCGACGTGCCGCTGGCCCGGCTGCGGATCCGCGCCGACTACGCCTGGGTGCTCGACCAGTACCCGATGCACCGCATCCAGTCCCGGCCCGACGGCAGTATCGAGGCGGGCATGCGCTTCGCCTCGGCCGACTGGATGGCGCGGCTGCTGCTGGGCTTCGGCACCGGCGTCAGCGTGCTCGGCCCTCCCGACCTGGTCGCGGCGGTGCGCGAGCGCGCCGACGCGGCCCTGGCCGCCTACGCGGCCGCCGGACTGCTGGGGGAGACCGAGCCGGCGTGA
- a CDS encoding helix-turn-helix transcriptional regulator, whose product MAISKVERLMNLVIALLSTRQFLSAERIRASVAGYEDSATDEAFSRMFERDKNELRDLGIPLEVGPVGRFSTLEGYRINRDAYELPDIDLSSEEAAAVAVAVQMWASPELASAAEGALLKLRAAGVTVETENVGVSVPAVPARTRGSEPVLRELLAAVDAGQAVRFGHHSAITDPFVTRDVEPWGVVTRHGRWYLVGHDRERDAVRTFRLSRIGGEVTPYGPVNAVRKPEDADLRAIVDRVTGDAPVTGTATVWVAKGRGRELRRIGTEVETGELGGRPGSVVTVPVRSRDWVARLITGLGPDVLVLDPPELRADVMNRLRSVLDHTEVTS is encoded by the coding sequence GTGGCGATATCCAAGGTCGAGCGGCTGATGAATCTGGTCATCGCGCTGCTGTCGACCCGGCAGTTCCTGAGCGCGGAGCGGATTCGCGCCAGCGTGGCCGGTTATGAGGACTCCGCGACCGACGAGGCGTTCAGCCGGATGTTCGAGCGCGACAAGAACGAACTGCGCGACCTGGGCATTCCGCTGGAAGTCGGCCCGGTGGGGCGGTTCTCGACGCTCGAGGGGTACCGGATCAACCGGGACGCCTACGAACTGCCCGACATCGACCTGTCCAGCGAGGAGGCGGCCGCCGTCGCCGTCGCCGTGCAGATGTGGGCCTCACCCGAACTCGCGAGTGCCGCCGAGGGCGCGCTGCTGAAGCTGCGCGCGGCCGGGGTGACCGTCGAGACCGAGAACGTGGGGGTGTCGGTGCCCGCGGTGCCCGCGCGCACCCGCGGCTCCGAACCCGTGCTGCGCGAACTGCTCGCCGCCGTCGACGCCGGACAGGCGGTGCGCTTCGGGCACCACAGCGCGATCACCGACCCGTTCGTCACCCGCGACGTGGAACCGTGGGGCGTGGTGACCCGGCACGGGCGCTGGTACCTGGTGGGGCACGACCGCGAGCGCGACGCCGTGCGCACCTTCCGGCTGTCGCGCATCGGCGGCGAGGTGACGCCGTACGGTCCGGTCAACGCCGTGCGCAAGCCCGAGGACGCCGACCTGCGCGCCATCGTCGACCGGGTCACCGGGGACGCGCCCGTCACCGGGACGGCCACGGTCTGGGTCGCCAAGGGCCGCGGGCGCGAACTGCGCCGCATCGGCACCGAGGTGGAGACCGGCGAACTCGGCGGCAGGCCGGGCTCGGTGGTGACGGTTCCGGTGCGTTCGCGGGACTGGGTGGCCCGGCTGATCACCGGCCTCGGACCCGATGTTCTCGTGCTGGATCCGCCGGAACTGCGCGCCGACGTGATGAACCGGTTACGGTCGGTACTCGACCACACGGAGGTCACGTCGTGA
- a CDS encoding MaoC family dehydratase, with protein sequence MTTDFADFDSLRAAAGSELGPSEWITIDQDRIDRFAAATGDHQWIHVDPVRAAAGPYGTTIAHGFLTLSLIVPITQQVMTVSAASAAINYGLDRVRFLTPVPVGARIRGRVALTEITEVPGGVQAHRRVTVELEGADRPACVADAIARYLA encoded by the coding sequence ATGACAACGGATTTCGCCGATTTCGACAGCCTGCGGGCGGCGGCGGGCAGCGAACTCGGGCCGAGTGAGTGGATCACGATCGACCAGGACCGGATCGACCGGTTCGCTGCGGCCACCGGTGACCACCAGTGGATCCACGTCGACCCGGTCCGCGCCGCCGCCGGTCCCTACGGCACGACGATCGCGCACGGCTTCCTCACCCTGTCGCTGATCGTGCCCATTACCCAGCAGGTGATGACGGTCAGCGCGGCGAGCGCGGCGATCAACTACGGCCTCGACCGGGTGCGGTTCCTGACGCCGGTGCCGGTGGGCGCCCGGATCCGCGGCCGGGTCGCGCTCACCGAGATCACCGAGGTCCCCGGCGGTGTGCAGGCGCACCGCCGGGTCACCGTCGAGCTCGAGGGCGCCGACCGGCCCGCCTGTGTGGCCGACGCCATCGCCCGCTACCTGGCCTGA
- a CDS encoding long-chain-fatty-acid--CoA ligase, with the protein MNATLSLASILAEPARRRPDHLALIEGETRITFAELWRQARAQAGALIARGVRPGDRVALLCPNTADFPRAYFAILAAGATVVPVHLLLTAPEMAYVLRDSGATLLICHPQVAATGAEAARAVGIDSVAPADLAGEPIPAFVSRGPLDTAVVFYTSGTTGTPKGAELSHLNMVMCATVNTFDANEIHRDDIALGVLPLFHVFGQTVSMNSHWRVGGTLVLLPRFDAAAALAVMTAERVNLFHGVPTMYLALLDAATRADELPALKLCISGGAALPVAVLEDFERVFGAPVLEGYGLSETSPTAAVNQPVYGTEAGTVGHPVWGVDVEIADPAVTDRIALLPVGAVGEVVVRGHNVFSGYTGRPEATAAAVVDGWFRTGDLGTRDDTGRIRIVDRIKEMILRGGFNVYPTEVEAALVRHPRIAQVAVIGVPDEHYGEEIVAVVVADGELTEREVIEFGQEQVARYKYPRRVEFVTELPLGPTHKVLKRELRRRFGGVA; encoded by the coding sequence GTGAACGCCACCCTGTCGCTGGCGAGTATCCTCGCCGAACCCGCGCGCCGAAGGCCCGACCACCTGGCCCTGATCGAGGGCGAGACCCGGATCACCTTCGCCGAGCTGTGGCGCCAAGCCCGCGCCCAGGCCGGTGCCCTGATCGCGCGGGGCGTACGTCCCGGCGATCGGGTGGCGCTGTTGTGCCCCAACACCGCCGACTTCCCCCGCGCCTACTTCGCGATCCTGGCCGCGGGCGCGACCGTGGTCCCGGTCCACCTGCTGCTGACGGCCCCCGAGATGGCCTATGTGCTGCGCGACAGCGGCGCCACGCTGCTGATCTGTCACCCGCAGGTCGCGGCCACCGGGGCCGAGGCGGCGCGGGCGGTGGGCATCGACAGCGTGGCGCCCGCCGACCTGGCCGGCGAACCGATTCCGGCGTTCGTCTCGCGCGGCCCGCTCGACACCGCCGTGGTCTTCTACACCAGCGGCACCACCGGCACCCCGAAGGGCGCCGAGCTGAGTCATCTCAACATGGTGATGTGCGCGACGGTGAACACCTTCGACGCCAACGAGATCCACCGCGACGACATCGCCCTGGGCGTGCTGCCGCTGTTCCACGTGTTCGGCCAGACGGTGTCGATGAACTCGCACTGGCGGGTCGGCGGCACCCTGGTGCTGCTGCCCCGCTTCGACGCCGCCGCGGCGCTCGCGGTGATGACGGCCGAGCGGGTGAATCTGTTCCACGGCGTCCCGACGATGTATCTCGCGTTGCTCGACGCCGCGACGCGGGCGGACGAACTGCCCGCGCTGAAGCTGTGCATCAGCGGCGGCGCGGCCCTGCCGGTGGCGGTGCTCGAGGACTTCGAGCGGGTCTTCGGCGCGCCAGTGCTCGAGGGCTATGGGCTGTCGGAGACCTCGCCGACCGCCGCGGTGAACCAGCCGGTCTACGGCACCGAGGCGGGCACCGTCGGGCATCCGGTGTGGGGCGTCGACGTCGAGATCGCCGATCCCGCCGTCACCGACCGGATCGCGCTGCTGCCCGTCGGCGCGGTCGGCGAGGTGGTGGTGCGTGGCCACAACGTGTTCAGCGGCTACACCGGCAGGCCCGAGGCGACCGCGGCGGCGGTGGTCGACGGCTGGTTCCGCACCGGCGACCTCGGCACCCGCGACGACACCGGCCGGATCCGCATCGTCGACCGGATCAAGGAGATGATCCTGCGCGGCGGGTTCAACGTGTACCCCACCGAGGTCGAGGCGGCGCTGGTCCGGCACCCGCGGATCGCGCAGGTCGCGGTGATCGGGGTGCCCGACGAGCACTACGGTGAGGAGATCGTGGCCGTCGTCGTGGCCGACGGCGAGCTCACCGAGCGGGAGGTGATCGAGTTCGGCCAGGAGCAGGTCGCCCGGTACAAGTACCCGCGCCGCGTCGAATTCGTCACCGAACTGCCCCTCGGTCCCACCCACAAGGTGCTCAAGCGGGAACTGCGCCGACGTTTCGGAGGAGTGGCATGA
- a CDS encoding acyl-CoA dehydrogenase family protein has product MQRTVFTEEHEAFRKTARAFIESQVVPVYDQWYEAGIVPREFYRALADLGVFGIEVPEEYGGAGIESFKFQAILMEETARAGVSFGGSGVHVGLCLPYLKNLATAEQKQRWLPGFVSGEIMFAIAMTEPGTGSDLAGMRTTAQLSEDGTHYVLNGAKTFITGGVHADRVIVCARTAPPAESDRRHGISLFVVDTTAPGYLVGRKLDKLGLKVSDTAELSFSDVRVPVSDLLGEPHQGFRYLGQNLPQERLSIAVGAYAQARAAIRFALAYTRDRTVFGQPVAHFQNTKFELAACRAEVDAAEAVVDRALDALDRGELTPADAASAKLFCTEVASRVIDRCLQLHGGYGYITEYPVARLYADNRVNRIYGGTSEVMKMIIAKDMGL; this is encoded by the coding sequence ATGCAGCGCACAGTTTTCACCGAGGAGCACGAGGCGTTCCGCAAGACCGCCCGCGCGTTCATCGAATCGCAGGTCGTGCCGGTCTACGACCAGTGGTATGAGGCGGGCATCGTCCCGCGCGAGTTCTACCGGGCCCTGGCCGATCTGGGGGTCTTCGGCATCGAGGTGCCCGAGGAGTACGGCGGCGCCGGGATCGAGTCGTTCAAGTTCCAGGCGATCCTGATGGAGGAAACCGCCAGGGCCGGAGTGTCGTTCGGCGGTTCGGGGGTGCACGTGGGCCTGTGCCTGCCGTACCTGAAGAACCTCGCGACCGCGGAGCAGAAGCAGCGCTGGCTGCCCGGGTTCGTCTCCGGCGAGATCATGTTCGCCATCGCGATGACCGAGCCCGGCACCGGATCCGACCTGGCCGGCATGCGCACCACCGCGCAGCTGTCCGAGGACGGCACGCACTACGTGCTCAACGGCGCCAAGACCTTCATCACCGGTGGCGTGCACGCCGACCGGGTGATCGTCTGCGCCCGCACCGCACCGCCCGCGGAATCCGATCGCCGCCACGGCATCTCGCTGTTCGTCGTGGACACCACCGCGCCCGGTTACCTGGTCGGGCGCAAGCTCGACAAGCTGGGCCTGAAGGTCTCCGACACCGCCGAACTGTCGTTCAGCGACGTGCGGGTGCCGGTCTCGGACCTGCTCGGTGAACCGCACCAGGGCTTCCGCTACCTCGGGCAGAACCTGCCGCAGGAGCGGCTGTCCATCGCGGTCGGCGCCTACGCCCAGGCCAGGGCCGCGATCCGGTTCGCCCTGGCCTACACCCGGGACCGGACCGTGTTCGGGCAGCCGGTGGCGCATTTCCAGAACACCAAGTTCGAGCTGGCCGCCTGCCGGGCCGAGGTCGACGCCGCCGAGGCCGTGGTCGACCGGGCGCTGGACGCGCTGGACCGCGGCGAACTCACCCCCGCCGACGCCGCCTCGGCCAAGCTGTTCTGCACCGAGGTCGCCTCCCGGGTGATCGACCGCTGCCTGCAGCTGCACGGCGGTTACGGCTACATCACCGAGTACCCGGTGGCGCGCCTGTACGCCGACAACCGGGTCAACCGCATCTACGGCGGGACCAGCGAGGTGATGAAGATGATCATCGCCAAGGACATGGGCCTGTGA
- the fabG gene encoding 3-oxoacyl-ACP reductase FabG has protein sequence MTTRTAFVTGAARGIGAATAARLAADGYAVAVVDRDADAAVLAAGAINTAGGTAIGLGCDVADEDAVAAAVARTVADLGSLDVLVNNAGVLRDNLLFKMTVDDWDTVMAVHLRGAFLCSRAAQKYMVERGGGAIVNTSSVSALGNRGQANYAAAKAGIQGLTRTLAMELGPFGVRVNAVAPGFIATEMTAATAARMGVEAADLQARTAEITPLRRVGTPADIAGVVAFLASDDAGFVTGQTVYVDGGRRL, from the coding sequence GTGACCACCAGAACTGCCTTCGTCACCGGGGCGGCCCGCGGCATCGGCGCCGCGACCGCTGCCCGGCTGGCCGCCGACGGCTACGCCGTGGCCGTCGTCGACCGCGACGCCGACGCCGCCGTGCTCGCCGCGGGCGCGATCAACACCGCGGGCGGCACCGCGATCGGGCTCGGCTGCGATGTCGCCGACGAGGACGCGGTCGCCGCGGCGGTCGCGCGCACCGTCGCCGACCTCGGCTCGCTCGACGTACTGGTCAACAATGCCGGCGTGCTGCGCGACAACCTGCTGTTCAAGATGACGGTGGACGACTGGGACACCGTCATGGCGGTGCACCTGCGCGGTGCGTTCCTGTGCAGCCGGGCCGCCCAGAAGTACATGGTCGAGCGGGGCGGGGGCGCCATCGTCAACACCTCGAGCGTGTCGGCGCTGGGCAACCGCGGCCAGGCCAACTACGCCGCCGCCAAAGCGGGCATCCAGGGGCTGACCCGCACGCTGGCCATGGAACTCGGGCCGTTCGGCGTCCGCGTCAACGCGGTCGCGCCCGGGTTCATCGCCACCGAGATGACCGCCGCCACCGCGGCGCGAATGGGTGTGGAGGCGGCGGACCTGCAGGCCAGGACCGCCGAGATCACCCCGCTGCGCCGGGTCGGCACGCCCGCCGACATCGCAGGCGTGGTCGCGTTCCTCGCCTCCGACGACGCCGGATTCGTCACCGGCCAGACCGTGTACGTCGACGGCGGCCGCCGTCTCTAG
- a CDS encoding acyl-CoA dehydrogenase family protein, with the protein MDLALSQAHRDLRELARTWVDKEVVPHAAEWDRAESVDPAIVGKLGALGFLGIGIDEEYGGSGGDMLAYCVLLEELGRGDSAVRGIVSVSLGLVGKSIARFGTEEQKRRFLPPLCAGEQLGCFALTEPGTGSDAASLTTRATRDGADWVLDGSKIFITNGTWAEVALVFARTGEPGPKGVTAFLVPTGTPGFGRTEIKGKLGLRGQATAEIVLDRVRVPDALRLGEEGQGFRIAMAALDKGRVGVAAGCVGLARACLEAAVRYAGEREQFGKPIAGYQLVQELLADIAVDTDAARLLAWRAADLVDRGEPFGTAASMAKLFASEAAVKAANNAIQVFGGYGYIDEYPVAKYLRDARVLTLYEGTTQIQKLLIGRALTGVNAIV; encoded by the coding sequence ATGGATCTCGCACTCTCGCAAGCGCACCGCGACCTGCGCGAACTCGCCCGCACATGGGTGGACAAGGAAGTCGTCCCGCACGCCGCGGAGTGGGACCGGGCCGAATCGGTCGACCCCGCGATCGTGGGCAAGCTCGGCGCGCTGGGTTTCCTCGGCATCGGCATCGACGAGGAGTACGGCGGCTCCGGCGGCGACATGCTGGCCTACTGCGTACTGCTCGAGGAACTGGGCCGGGGTGACAGCGCGGTGCGCGGCATCGTGTCGGTCTCGCTCGGCCTGGTCGGCAAATCGATCGCGCGCTTCGGCACCGAGGAGCAGAAACGCCGCTTCCTGCCGCCGCTGTGCGCGGGCGAGCAACTCGGTTGCTTCGCCCTCACCGAACCCGGCACCGGCTCCGACGCCGCGAGCCTGACCACCCGCGCCACCCGGGACGGGGCGGACTGGGTGCTCGACGGCAGCAAGATCTTCATCACCAACGGCACCTGGGCCGAGGTGGCGCTGGTGTTCGCGCGGACCGGCGAGCCCGGCCCCAAGGGCGTCACCGCGTTCCTCGTCCCCACCGGCACGCCCGGCTTCGGCCGCACCGAGATCAAGGGCAAGCTCGGACTGCGCGGCCAGGCCACCGCCGAGATCGTCCTCGACCGGGTCCGGGTCCCCGACGCACTGCGGCTGGGCGAGGAAGGCCAGGGTTTCCGGATCGCCATGGCCGCGCTGGACAAGGGGCGGGTCGGGGTCGCGGCCGGCTGTGTGGGCCTGGCTCGCGCCTGCCTCGAGGCGGCGGTGCGGTACGCCGGGGAGCGCGAACAGTTCGGCAAGCCGATCGCCGGTTACCAGCTGGTGCAGGAGTTGCTGGCCGACATCGCCGTCGACACCGACGCCGCGCGGCTGCTGGCCTGGCGCGCCGCCGATCTCGTCGACCGGGGCGAACCGTTCGGCACCGCGGCCTCGATGGCCAAGCTGTTCGCCTCCGAAGCCGCCGTGAAGGCGGCGAACAACGCGATCCAGGTGTTCGGCGGCTACGGCTACATCGACGAGTACCCGGTCGCCAAATACCTGCGCGATGCCCGCGTGCTGACCCTCTACGAGGGCACCACCCAGATCCAGAAACTGCTCATCGGGCGCGCCCTCACCGGCGTGAACGCCATTGTCTGA
- a CDS encoding TetR/AcrR family transcriptional regulator, with protein MARPRVPLLSRERIRDAALTLIDRDGLAEVSMRKLAAELGVQAASLYGHYPNKDDLFDDIATGIMSHVDTSAFDTEPWDRALAAWARSYRAALVAHPNFVPYLAAGPGRRAENLRAADAVHGGLVGAGWPPRYATMIGAATRYLVMGSTVGSFAGGFADDVQVYRDRYPHLNQAHLLRAVADEIDDDSFELALTSFVAGLTATYATVVTTTD; from the coding sequence ATGGCCAGGCCGCGCGTACCGTTGCTGAGCCGCGAGCGCATTCGCGACGCCGCGCTGACCCTGATCGACCGCGACGGACTCGCCGAGGTCTCCATGCGCAAACTGGCCGCCGAACTCGGCGTCCAGGCGGCCTCGCTCTACGGCCACTACCCGAACAAGGACGACCTGTTCGACGACATCGCCACCGGCATCATGAGCCACGTCGACACCTCGGCCTTCGACACCGAGCCCTGGGACCGGGCCCTGGCCGCCTGGGCGCGCAGCTACCGCGCGGCCCTGGTCGCGCACCCGAATTTCGTGCCGTACCTGGCCGCGGGCCCCGGCCGCCGCGCCGAGAACCTGCGCGCGGCCGACGCCGTGCACGGCGGCCTGGTCGGCGCGGGCTGGCCGCCGCGCTACGCGACCATGATCGGCGCGGCCACCCGCTACCTGGTGATGGGCTCCACGGTCGGCTCGTTCGCCGGCGGATTCGCCGACGACGTGCAGGTCTACCGCGACCGCTACCCGCACCTCAACCAGGCGCACCTGCTGCGCGCGGTGGCCGACGAGATCGACGACGACAGCTTCGAGCTGGCGCTCACCTCGTTCGTCGCGGGCCTCACCGCGACCTACGCGACGGTCGTCACCACCACCGACTGA
- the pafA gene encoding Pup--protein ligase, which produces MQRRIMGIETEFGVTCTFHGHRRLSPDEVARYLFRRVVSWGRSSNVFLRNGARLYLDVGSHPEYATAECDSLVQLVTHDRAGERVLEDLLIDAEQRLAEEGIGGDIYLFKNNTDSAGNSYGCHENFLVVRAGEFSRISDVLLPFLVTRQLICGAGKVLQTPKAATFCLSQRAEHIWEGVSSATTRSRPIINTRDEPHADAEKYRRLHVIVGDSNMAEPTTMLKVGTASLVLEMIEAGVSFRDFALDNPIRAIREVSHDLTGRRPVRLAGGRQASALEIQREYYARAVEHLRNRDRDPQVDAVVDLWGRTLDAVEAQDFAKVDTEIDWVIKRKLFQRYQDRYSMELSDPKIAQLDLAYHDIKRGRGVFDLLQRKGLAKRITEDEAVDAAVDTPPQTTRAKLRGDFITAAQEAGRDFTVDWVHLKLNDQAQRTVLCKDPFRSVDERVDRLIASM; this is translated from the coding sequence GTGCAGCGACGAATCATGGGGATCGAGACCGAGTTCGGTGTGACATGCACCTTCCACGGTCACCGTCGGCTGTCCCCCGACGAGGTGGCCCGGTACCTGTTCCGCCGGGTGGTGTCCTGGGGCCGTAGCTCTAATGTCTTCCTTCGAAACGGTGCCAGGTTGTACCTCGACGTCGGATCGCATCCCGAGTACGCCACGGCAGAATGCGACAGCCTGGTGCAGCTGGTCACCCACGACCGGGCGGGCGAGCGGGTGCTGGAAGACCTGCTGATAGACGCCGAACAGCGGCTCGCCGAAGAAGGCATCGGCGGCGACATCTACCTGTTCAAGAACAACACCGACTCCGCGGGCAACTCCTACGGCTGCCACGAGAACTTCCTCGTGGTCCGCGCGGGCGAGTTCTCCCGGATCTCCGACGTGTTGCTGCCGTTCCTGGTCACCCGCCAGCTCATCTGCGGTGCGGGCAAGGTGCTGCAGACGCCCAAGGCGGCCACGTTCTGCCTGTCGCAGCGGGCCGAGCACATCTGGGAGGGCGTCTCCTCGGCGACCACCCGCTCGCGCCCGATCATCAACACCCGCGACGAGCCGCACGCCGACGCCGAGAAGTACCGGCGCCTGCACGTCATCGTGGGCGACTCGAACATGGCCGAACCGACGACGATGCTCAAGGTGGGCACGGCGTCGCTGGTGCTGGAGATGATCGAGGCGGGCGTCTCGTTCCGCGACTTCGCCCTCGACAACCCGATCCGGGCGATCCGCGAGGTCAGCCACGATCTGACCGGCCGCCGCCCGGTGCGGCTGGCGGGCGGCAGGCAGGCCAGCGCGCTCGAGATCCAGCGCGAGTACTACGCCCGCGCGGTCGAGCATCTGCGCAACCGCGACCGTGATCCGCAGGTCGACGCGGTGGTGGACCTGTGGGGCCGCACCCTCGACGCGGTCGAGGCGCAGGACTTCGCCAAGGTCGACACCGAGATCGACTGGGTGATCAAGCGCAAGCTGTTCCAGCGCTACCAGGACCGCTACAGCATGGAGCTGTCCGACCCGAAGATCGCCCAGCTCGACCTGGCCTACCACGACATCAAGCGCGGACGCGGCGTCTTCGACCTGCTGCAGCGCAAGGGGCTGGCCAAGCGGATCACCGAGGACGAGGCCGTCGACGCCGCGGTGGACACCCCGCCGCAGACCACGCGCGCCAAGCTGCGCGGTGACTTCATCACCGCCGCGCAGGAAGCGGGCCGGGACTTCACGGTGGACTGGGTGCATTTGAAGTTGAACGATCAAGCACAGCGCACGGTGTTGTGCAAGGATCCGTTCCGGTCGGTCGACGAGCGGGTCGATCGGCTGATCGCCTCGATGTAG